The Atribacter laminatus genome contains the following window.
AATTTATTGCAACATGATACCATCTATCCCCATCCTCCTCAGGAAGACATTGAATCCGCTGGAAAACTGGTTTTAAAGCGGTGCCTGGAATTTAATATCGAATGTATTGCGGTCGGGAATGGAACAGCCGGGAGAGAGACCGAAGCTTTTCTGCACAGTATAGAAGGATTATCACAAATTCCAATTGTTATGGTCAACGAAAGCGGTGCCTCGGTTTATTCTGCATCTGAGGTTGCTCGAAAGGAATTTCCTGACCAGGATGTGACGGTGAGAGGAGCAGTATCAATTGGCAGACGGTTAATGGATCCTTTAGCCGAATTAGTTAAAATTGATCCAAAATCAATTGGTGTGGGACAATACCAACATGATGTTGATCAGGCTGAGCTTAAAAAATCTTTAGATGATGTTGTCATGAGTTGTGTAAATAGTGTTGGGGTGGAAGTGAATACCGCCAGCAAAGAGCTACTGAGTTATGTATCTGGACTTGGTCCCCAATTAGCCCAAGCAATAGTTGATTATCGGAGCCAAAATGGTCCTTTTCGTTCCCGAGAACAGTTAAAAAAGGTTCCTCGCTTGGGTCCTAAGGCATTTGAGCAATCAGCAGGATTCTTGCGAATTCGAAATGGAGAGAATCCTCTTGATGCCAGTGCTGTTCACCCAGAGAGTTACTACATCGTTGAGCAAATGGCTACTGATTTGGGGGTTTCAATAACCGAGTTGATTGGGAAAAGCGATCTTGCTGAAAAAGTTAATCTCAATAATTATGTAAATGATATGGTTGGACTTCCAACCCTGCAGGACATCCTTGCTGAGCTTTCTAAACCAGGACGGGATCCAAGGCAGCATTTTGAGTTTTTTCAGTTTGCCCATGGTATAAATTCTATTGAAGATCTTGAAATAGAAATGAAGCTTCCTGGTGTGGTAACCAACATTACTGCCTTTGGAGTTTTTGTAGATATTGGAGTTCATCAGGATGGTTTGGTTCATATTAGTCAGTTATCCCAGAAATATGTTAAAAATCCAGCCGAGGTGGTGAAAGTTCATCAAAAAGTGATGGTTAGAGTTATTGGGATAGACCAACAGAGGAAAAGAATCAGTTTATCAATGAAAGATTCTTGATGATCCTATTGGTCAATGATAAAATCAAAGAAAGTCATTTAAAGGATAATATGGATTGTTGAAAAAAACTACCTCCAATTCTTTTTTAACTATCGCATCTTTCGTAGGAATGATGACAATAGGAATGACATACGGATCGTTAGGGGCTTTACTGGTTCCGATTGCTCAGTTTTTCCATACTAAGTTGATCTCAGTAGGATATCCTATGGTGTTTTTTTCTCTGGGATTTTTAGTGGGAACCCTGTTGGTCTCAGTAGCCTGGCAGATTCGACGGGCTCGTTTGTTTTTAACTTTTTTTTCTTCAATCAATATTTTTGCCTTATTGTTTATTTATGCGATCCATCCCAATCTTAATGTGGTATTAATTTTCTTGTTGATATCCGGAATGGCATCGGCTGTCATACATTCGGGATTAGATTCCTTTTTTGCAGAAATATATCCAAAGAATCGAGCGAAAATGCTCAACATTTTACATGTATTTTTTGGGTTGGGTGGTTTCTTAGGTCCATTTGTTATCAGCTTGATTTTATCAGCGAACATTTCCTGGTACCTCATTTTTTTGCTCATGGCTTTGTTATCGATTCCTTTGCCGCTTCTTTATTCCCGGAAATCACCATATCAAAATTTGGAATTTGTTCCAATGGAAAAAGAAGCTCCCCGTTCAGCAGCTAAAACAATTTTTTTTAAGCCTTTATTTTGGATTACCATGGGATCAATGTTCTTTTATGTAGCAACCGAAACCGCTATGACCTCCTGGACTTCAGTTTTTCTAACCGAGGTACGGCAATTTTATCCAGCAGTAGGGAGCTTTGGCGTCTCCTTAGTTTGGTTGACAATAATTTTAGGTCGGGTTTTCTTTTCTCGATACCTTAAATTTCACAATCTTTCGTTTTTTTTAATTATCTCATCACTTTTGAATATTTTTTTTATTTTTATGTTTTTTTTCCTGAAACAGATTGAAATGGAGTTTCTATTTCTAATCATCAGCGGACTATTGCTTTCCTTTATGTACCCTGGTTTGTTAGCTCAAGGGGGTGATCTGTTTCCGTATCAGATAGGATATGTAATAGGAGCGATGGGAGCCAGTGGCACGATTGGTTCAATCATTACTCCCTGGATTTTAGGACCTTTATCTGAAAAATTTTCTATGGCTCGAATTGTTTTCTTGCTTCCGGTTTTAAGTTTGATTACTGCCTTATTCTTGATAACAATACATCGTTTTCGCTACTCAACTTATAATTCTGCAATAAATCCTCAGATTGGCCAGTAGCCAAGATACTTGTAAAAGAGAAAATTCTCTTTGAGAAAGGATCAATTGTGCCAAATAAGTAATACATTACATTTGATTTTTTAAGAAAAAGGAGAAAAGATTAGAATGCAATTCATGAATTTATTTAAAATTATTTGAAGAAGCCTTCGTTTTCCATTGACAAACGGGTTTTTAGGTGATACTATCCTTGCACAGCTTGCAAAAGCTAATACATGTTTCAATTTTTGGAGGTTTAAGTTTAAATGGCAACTGGTAAAGTGAAATGGTTTAATGCATCAAAAGGTTATGGTTTTATTGAGTCTGATCAGGGTGGGGACGTTTTTGTTCATTACTCAGCGATCGAAGGTAATGGTTTTCGTACTCTTGAACAGGGACAGACGGTAGAATTTGAGGTTCAACAAGGGGCAAAAGGACCGCAGGCAGCAAAAGTTAAAAGAATATAACTGAGTGTATAATATTAATTTGCCCGAAAAGCCCTGGAGTTTCTCCAGGGCTTTTTTGTTTGGTGAAGCATAGAAAAAATACATTCACAATAAACTGTATATTGGATCCGCATGTCACTTGTTGGCAGTAGATAAGTAGGAAAAAATAGAGCTGCCCCCGCATCTGAATCCTCTCCCACCAAGGGATAGGGAAGAAGGAAAAATGAAAAAAGAAGGAGATGAGAGTGAAAATTTCATCAATTCAACTGGAAACTAGCGACAACTGGCGTGTGGTCAGAAGGTTTTTCCCATCCCCGCGGTTCTTTATCAATATAGCAATCGATGGCAGATTTGGCTAATAAAGGGGTACAGAGGATATGGTCAAGCCGCCAACCGATATTGAGACGAAAAGAATTTCTTTCCCGATAATCCCAAAAGGAATATTCACCTGGTTGTGAGTTAAATTGACGAAAAAGATCGATCAAGCCCCAATTGACGGTATTGTAATAAATTTTACGAACATCTTCATGGAAACAAACATGATTCTTTTTTTCCTCAGGGTTGGCTACATCAGCAGCAGTTGGGGCGACGTTCATGTCACCAACCCAAACCAAAGGATCTTCAAGAGAGAAGTCATTTTTTAACCAATTATGTATTCTTTGGAAAAATCTCATCTTATATTGATAGTCAAGATGATCAATTGATTTTCCTTGAGGGATATAAGAATTCAAAAGGAAAAATTGAGGGGTTTGAATCAGGAGTAAACGGGTATCGGCAAGGGGATCCTCATCATCTTTAAAACCAAAATGAACTTTGATTGGTTCAAAACGAGTTGCTACTGCAACTCCATTGTATGCTTTTTGTCCTCGATAGATAATTTGATATCCAAGGTCATGAAAAAAGCTCACCGGGAAGAGTTCATCGGTTACTTTCGTCTCCTGTAAAGCTAATAGATCTACAGGATTTTTATGAAGCCATTGTTCTAATATTGAAAGACGGGAACGAACTGAATTTACGTTAAAAGTAGCAATTTGGATTGATTTCATAAGCCCTCCTTTTAAATTTTTTATTTATTCTTCTTCTTTGGTATTGAGTCGATCCATTTCTTCAGCTATGGTTTCCCATTTTTGCATGAGGATGGTGAGTTCTTGGTTAATTTCTTTAAGTTCTTTCATTAATGTTTGAACTTTTCCTGAATCAGTTAATATTGATGGATCACATAAGAAAGATTCATTCTCGGATTTTTTCTTTTCAAGTTGCGAGATGGCATTTTCAATCGGTAATAAACGACTTTGGATTTCTCTTTTTTTCCGGGAAAGGAAGTTTCTGGCTTCAGCTTCAATCCGTCGAATTTCCCGTTTTTTAGATTGAGCTGTCTTTTCTTTTCCCGACTGGTCTGAGTCATCAGAGGAGAGAGCTTGTCGTTGCTCTCTTTTTTCGTTGTAATAAGAATAATTCCCGGGATATTCGTAAATTTTACCGTCTCGAATTTCGATAACTCGCTCAACTAAATTGTCAAGAAAATATCGATCATGGGAAACGATGAGGACAGTTCCGCTGTATTCCATTAAGGCTTTCTGAAAAAGCTCGTTGGTACTCATATCCAGATGGTTGGTCGGTTCATCAAGAATTAAAAAATTGGTTTCGTTCATGAGAATTTTTACTAAAGTTAACCGTGCTTTTTCTCCCCCAGATAAAACCGGAATCGGTTTATAAATATCATCTCCGGAAAAAAGAAAAGCTCCCAAGAGGTTTCTTTTTTCGACATCAAGCATTTTAGAAGGGATTGAACTGATTTCTTCCCAAATAGTATGAGAATAATTGAGATTTTGAGCACTTTCTTGAGAAAAGAAAGCAATTTTTACTCTGTCACCGTAAGTAATTTGACCGGAGGTAGGAGATTCGATACCTGATATTATTCTGGTGAGGGTTGATTTTCCAGCTCCATTCACCCCAGCAAGGGCTACTTTTTCTTCCCGATAAAGAGAAAAATTGATATTGTTAAAAACAAAACGACCATCAAATTGTTTGGATAAATTTTCGACTTTAAGAACTTCCAAACTGCTTCTTCCACCGGGAGGAAAGTGGATTGACACTGGTTTGGCTTCTTTCTCAATTTCGACCAGATCGAACCTTTCTAACATTTTAATTCGACTTTGAACTTGGGCTGCTTTAGTCGCTTTATAACGAAATCGTTCAATATAGGCTTCGGTCTTTTCGATTTTTTTTCGCTGAGTTTCAGCTTCTTTTTCAATGAGTAAACGTTTTTGATCTTTTTCTTTTAAATAGAAGGAATAATTCCCATGATAGAGGTTCAATTTTCCATTAAAAATTTCAAAGGTTAATTGGGTAATTTTATCTAAAAAACGCCGATCATGGGAAATGGTAACCAGCGTGCCCGGATAATCCTCGAGATACTTTTCCAGCCACTCCATATTTTCAGTATCAAGATGATTGGTTGGTTCATCAAGTAACATGATATCAGGATTCGAAAGAAGAATTGAAGCTAAGAGTATTTTCATCTTCCAACCGCCGGAAAACTCGGTACACAACTTATCGTAGTCTTTTCCTTCAAAACCTAAACCATGCAGAACTTTTTTGGATTTTGCTTCAAACGAGTATCCATCGAGGATTGAGAAGAGGTGCGAAGCTTCCTCATATTTTTTTAAAAGATTTTTATATTGTTCAGATTGAGGATCGGTTAAAGACATTTTATACTCACAAGACTTGAGGGTAGTTTCAATAACTTTTAAACCAGTAGCATTTTTTAAAAAGTCAATGATGTTGATTGGTTCTAATTCCACTAAATCCTGAGGAAGATACCCAATTGTTTTATTTTTAGGAATTTCTACCAAGCCGCGATCGGGAGTTAGTTTCCCAAGAATAATATGGAAAAGAGTTGTTTTGCCGGTGCCATTATTGCCAACCAAGCCAATACGGTTTTTTTCATTGATCGAAAAAGAAAGACCATTAAATAGTGGCTTTCCGTTAAAGCCGAGATAAATATCTTGGAGTTGTATCATCTCTCGCAATTCCCTATGACCATGATAAAATAACAAATACTCATTATATCAACTATTTGACTTAATGCCCAAAGTGAACTCAGTATAATAAAATAAATTACATTCTCTCTATTTACCGTAGGAGCTTAATTTATCAAGCCCATTTGAATTAATCGAGGAAAATTTATGAAAAATTTCTTACCAACCACTAAAAGCGAAATGAAAACCCGAGGATGGGATGAACTGGATTTTATCCTGGTTTCAGGAGATGCCTATGTTGATCATCCCTCCTTTGGAGCGGCTATAATATCCCGTTATTTGGAGAGCCGCGGCTATCGGGTGGGGCTATTGCCTCAACCTCGCTGGCAGGATACTCGTGATTTCATCAGCTTAGGTAAGCCGCATTTAGCTTTTTTGGTCACTGCCGGAAATCTCGATTCGATGGTGAATCATTATACCGTAGCAAAAAGAAAAAGATCTAAAGACGATTATTCACCGGCGGGAAAAACCGGCTTTCGACCGGATCGGGCAACTATCGTCTATTCTCAGAAAATCCGCGAAGCCTATGGAGATATTCCGATCATATTGGGAGGCATCGAAGCCAGCCTGCGACGTTTAGCCCATTATGATTACTGGGATAATCGGTTACGACCTTCACTACTTCTTGATTCTGGTGCTGATCTAATCGTTTACGGCATGGGAGAAAAGGCGATCGAGGAAATTGCCGAGGCTTTACAGGGTGGATTGGATATCAAGGATATAATCTACGTCAATGGAACAGTTTTTAAAACCAATAACCTTCAATATGCTTATCAACCCATTATTCTCCCATCTTATCAGGAAATCAAAATATCAAAAGAAAAATTTGCTGAAAGTTATATCATTCAATATCATAATCATAATGCGTTTCAAGGGAAAGTTTTAGTTGAACCGACCGATAACCTCTATATCGTTCAAAATCCACCGTCCGTGCCTCTTACTCAGAAAGAAATTGATGAAATTTACTCGTTTCCATATATGCGAACGTATCATCCTCGTTATGAAAAATTGGGAGGAATACCGGCAATCAAGGAGGTACGATTTAGTGTAACTAGCCACCGAGGTTGTTTTGGAGGATGTAGTTTTTGTTCGTTGAGTTCTCACCAGGGGAGAATTATCCAATCTCGAAGCCAGGAATCTATTCTGAAAGAAGTCGAAGAACTCACCCACCTTCCCGATTTCAAAGGATATATCCATGACGTAGGAGGACCAACTGCTAATTTTTTTCATCCCGCCTGTCAAAAACAGCATGATCAAGGAGTCTGCGAAAAGCGTCAATGTTTATTTCCTCGTCCCTGCAGTCAATTAATTGCTGATCATCACGATTTTCTTGAACTGCTAAAAAAGATACGTCAGATTCCTGGGATAAAAAAGGTTTTTATCAGATCTGGTATTCGGTTTGATTATCTTCTGGCTGATCAACATGATACTTTTTTTGAAGAATTGTGTATTCATCACGTAAGTGGACAGCTCAAAGTTGCCCCAGAACATGTTTCAAAC
Protein-coding sequences here:
- a CDS encoding ABC-F family ATP-binding cassette domain-containing protein, translated to MIQLQDIYLGFNGKPLFNGLSFSINEKNRIGLVGNNGTGKTTLFHIILGKLTPDRGLVEIPKNKTIGYLPQDLVELEPINIIDFLKNATGLKVIETTLKSCEYKMSLTDPQSEQYKNLLKKYEEASHLFSILDGYSFEAKSKKVLHGLGFEGKDYDKLCTEFSGGWKMKILLASILLSNPDIMLLDEPTNHLDTENMEWLEKYLEDYPGTLVTISHDRRFLDKITQLTFEIFNGKLNLYHGNYSFYLKEKDQKRLLIEKEAETQRKKIEKTEAYIERFRYKATKAAQVQSRIKMLERFDLVEIEKEAKPVSIHFPPGGRSSLEVLKVENLSKQFDGRFVFNNINFSLYREEKVALAGVNGAGKSTLTRIISGIESPTSGQITYGDRVKIAFFSQESAQNLNYSHTIWEEISSIPSKMLDVEKRNLLGAFLFSGDDIYKPIPVLSGGEKARLTLVKILMNETNFLILDEPTNHLDMSTNELFQKALMEYSGTVLIVSHDRYFLDNLVERVIEIRDGKIYEYPGNYSYYNEKREQRQALSSDDSDQSGKEKTAQSKKREIRRIEAEARNFLSRKKREIQSRLLPIENAISQLEKKKSENESFLCDPSILTDSGKVQTLMKELKEINQELTILMQKWETIAEEMDRLNTKEEE
- a CDS encoding cold-shock protein, which codes for MATGKVKWFNASKGYGFIESDQGGDVFVHYSAIEGNGFRTLEQGQTVEFEVQQGAKGPQAAKVKRI
- a CDS encoding YgiQ family radical SAM protein, whose protein sequence is MKNFLPTTKSEMKTRGWDELDFILVSGDAYVDHPSFGAAIISRYLESRGYRVGLLPQPRWQDTRDFISLGKPHLAFLVTAGNLDSMVNHYTVAKRKRSKDDYSPAGKTGFRPDRATIVYSQKIREAYGDIPIILGGIEASLRRLAHYDYWDNRLRPSLLLDSGADLIVYGMGEKAIEEIAEALQGGLDIKDIIYVNGTVFKTNNLQYAYQPIILPSYQEIKISKEKFAESYIIQYHNHNAFQGKVLVEPTDNLYIVQNPPSVPLTQKEIDEIYSFPYMRTYHPRYEKLGGIPAIKEVRFSVTSHRGCFGGCSFCSLSSHQGRIIQSRSQESILKEVEELTHLPDFKGYIHDVGGPTANFFHPACQKQHDQGVCEKRQCLFPRPCSQLIADHHDFLELLKKIRQIPGIKKVFIRSGIRFDYLLADQHDTFFEELCIHHVSGQLKVAPEHVSNQVLEKMGKPGKEVYDQFVKKYFEINKKHHLKHYLVPYFMSSHPGSDLKTAIELAEYVRNMGYNPEQVQDFYPTPGTLSTAMYYTELDPRTMKKLYVPKSPHEKALQRALIQYRRPENHRLVKEALLKAGRSDLIGYGKKCLIRPKAKIY
- a CDS encoding MFS transporter encodes the protein MKKTTSNSFLTIASFVGMMTIGMTYGSLGALLVPIAQFFHTKLISVGYPMVFFSLGFLVGTLLVSVAWQIRRARLFLTFFSSINIFALLFIYAIHPNLNVVLIFLLISGMASAVIHSGLDSFFAEIYPKNRAKMLNILHVFFGLGGFLGPFVISLILSANISWYLIFLLMALLSIPLPLLYSRKSPYQNLEFVPMEKEAPRSAAKTIFFKPLFWITMGSMFFYVATETAMTSWTSVFLTEVRQFYPAVGSFGVSLVWLTIILGRVFFSRYLKFHNLSFFLIISSLLNIFFIFMFFFLKQIEMEFLFLIISGLLLSFMYPGLLAQGGDLFPYQIGYVIGAMGASGTIGSIITPWILGPLSEKFSMARIVFLLPVLSLITALFLITIHRFRYSTYNSAINPQIGQ
- the xth gene encoding exodeoxyribonuclease III, which codes for MKSIQIATFNVNSVRSRLSILEQWLHKNPVDLLALQETKVTDELFPVSFFHDLGYQIIYRGQKAYNGVAVATRFEPIKVHFGFKDDEDPLADTRLLLIQTPQFFLLNSYIPQGKSIDHLDYQYKMRFFQRIHNWLKNDFSLEDPLVWVGDMNVAPTAADVANPEEKKNHVCFHEDVRKIYYNTVNWGLIDLFRQFNSQPGEYSFWDYRERNSFRLNIGWRLDHILCTPLLAKSAIDCYIDKEPRGWEKPSDHTPVVASFQLN
- a CDS encoding Tex family protein translates to MSDHIKKIAVELSIDEKQVSAVVELLNQDATIPFIARYRKEVTGSLDEVVITEIRNRMDRLLLLEKRREAILSAMEERGQLTDEIRENMEAAETLTELEDLYLPFRPKRRTRATIAREKGLEPLAEILLKQEEENPAGIAERFLDKEKGVTSVEEALNGAKDIVAERINEEQEARKALRELFLTQGIIRSHVIKGKENEGIKYKDYFNWEESIKSIPSHRLLAIRRGEKEMFLSLRILPPEDIALSLLESFFVKGINPSSLIVKEACQDCYKRLMAPSLENDARLISKERADRVAIEVFSENLRQLLLFPPLGQKRILAIDPGFRTGCKMVCLDNQGNLLQHDTIYPHPPQEDIESAGKLVLKRCLEFNIECIAVGNGTAGRETEAFLHSIEGLSQIPIVMVNESGASVYSASEVARKEFPDQDVTVRGAVSIGRRLMDPLAELVKIDPKSIGVGQYQHDVDQAELKKSLDDVVMSCVNSVGVEVNTASKELLSYVSGLGPQLAQAIVDYRSQNGPFRSREQLKKVPRLGPKAFEQSAGFLRIRNGENPLDASAVHPESYYIVEQMATDLGVSITELIGKSDLAEKVNLNNYVNDMVGLPTLQDILAELSKPGRDPRQHFEFFQFAHGINSIEDLEIEMKLPGVVTNITAFGVFVDIGVHQDGLVHISQLSQKYVKNPAEVVKVHQKVMVRVIGIDQQRKRISLSMKDS